The Fibrobacter sp. UWT2 DNA segment AAATCAGCAGAACCTTTTGAACCAGTTCTTGACGGAACATGGTGTGCAGCTGTCCGAAGATGTACTCGGCAAGCTTTATGATTTTGCAGACTTGGTGGTAAATACCAAGCAGTTTGGTAACCTGATTTCGGCAAAGGACTCCGAGAAGTTCTTGAGCAGACACATCGCCGATTCCCTCGTTCCCTATATATATATAGTGAACGGTGGATTGCAAGACAATTCAACTCCGAATTCCTCACTCCTCAAAGCGACCGAAGGGAGCGACCTCATACCCCACACCTGTAAGTGGGCCGATATGGGTGCGGGGGCAGGTTGTCCGATTTTTCCGCTCGCCATCGTTATGCCCCATGTGGAATTCTTTGCAGTCGAACCCCGCCATATGCGCGTGGAATTCATGAAGTTCGCCAAGGAAAAACTGCACCTGGATAATCTGACCGTCGTAGGCAAGCGTTTCGAAACTTCGGGACTTGCCTATCTGGACTATGTGAGTTGCCGCGCCCTTTCGACTTTCGAAAACGACTGGGAACGTGCCCAGCCCGGTTTGAAGGGCGGTGGAAAATTCCTCACGCTGAAAAGTTTCAACAATATTGTTCACCTGGAAAATGATCCGGCAGTACACATATATAAATATGCACTCCCGCAGGAAGAACAAGTTTACGCCTTAGTCACTCGAGGTAATGAATGAGTAAAGTGATAGCAGTCTGCAACCAGAAAGGTGGCGTGGGCAAGACCACGACCGCTGTCAACCTGGCCGCCAGTTTTGCCGCATTGGAAAAGAAGACTCTCCTTATCGACATGGACCCGCAGGGTAACGCGTCGCAGGGTCTCGGCTACAACGAACTTCAGGATGTCGATATCCACGAAGTCCTGAACATGGCCGACAATCCGGACAATATTACCTACGACAACATCAAGGACGCTATCCTCGA contains these protein-coding regions:
- a CDS encoding 16S rRNA (guanine(527)-N(7))-methyltransferase RsmG, with product MSYRENKNQQNLLNQFLTEHGVQLSEDVLGKLYDFADLVVNTKQFGNLISAKDSEKFLSRHIADSLVPYIYIVNGGLQDNSTPNSSLLKATEGSDLIPHTCKWADMGAGAGCPIFPLAIVMPHVEFFAVEPRHMRVEFMKFAKEKLHLDNLTVVGKRFETSGLAYLDYVSCRALSTFENDWERAQPGLKGGGKFLTLKSFNNIVHLENDPAVHIYKYALPQEEQVYALVTRGNE